The following nucleotide sequence is from Terriglobia bacterium.
TGTGCTCGACTCTGTCGATCTGGCCAATGTGCAGGTTCGGATTATCTCCGGCTCCGCCATTGTCGACTGCGGCGCCGTCGAGAAAAATAGCCCGATCCAGGTCACAGATGGTACCGAGACTCTCTCGATCTCCCAACCCGGCACATACCGCTTTCCGGACGGCGCAGCCGCGCCTCAGCTTGAAGATTGGAACCAGCAGCGTTCCGGAGAAATTGCCGCGGCCAACGCCAGGTCGGCGGATACGGACGCCGCGCTGAACCATCCGGGATTCCCGGATCAAGGATATCCGTACGGAACGCCCTATGGAACGCCGTACTATCCCGGCCCGGCGTGGCCCAATAGTTTAATCATGCCGGGTATCGGCGCACCCCTTGGAGCTTTCTCCTATTTTTCGCCGTACGGCGGATATGGTTTCTATCAGCCGTTCATAAACACTGCTCCGATTGTCTTGTTTAGGCCCGTCATCCGGCCTCTGCCTCGTCCTGTGGTTCGTCCTGGAGTTCGTCCGCTGCCGGTGCTGACACCGCGTCCGACGGTGCCGGTTTCGCGTCCGACGCTTATTCCATCGGGTCCGCGGGGCCCGGTACGTCCTGCCGGCGCCGGACACGTTGCTGTCGCGCACGGTCACAGATAAAAAGGGGAAGGAACATATTGCAATGTTGCAATATGTTCTTTGCCTCTTTTAGGCGGCCAGCGGGGTTTCTTTATCAGGAGCTGTTTCTGCCTTCTGCTTTCTTCTCAAACGCAGGATCGCGACCACGACGCCCAACCAGATAAGCACCGACAGGGCATCCACCACGGCGAAACTCCGGATTCCGAAAGCGAGACGCGTCCCAGTAAACACCAGCAGGGCGGAGAAGCCGTCGCCGGCCCGGGCGAAGAAGCTGTCGATCGCCAGCTTTGCCTTGTATTTCGCTTCGCGGCTTGTCCGAAGGAACAAAGCATTCCGCGCGGTATTTTGAATCGAGTAGTCGGCGCTGTTCTCGGCGATCTTCGCAATACGGATGAAACTCAGGATCGGGACAAATGCAAGGATGCTGTAGCCGCCAAGCGCGATCACCGGCAGACAGAAGAGCGCGGCGCCGATACCCATGTATTTCATCACGCGCGACACGGCGAACATCTGGATGGCGGCGCTCACCAGGTTTACCCAGAAGTAAAAGTCGGCATAGAATTCGCCGATGTACGCCTCGGCAGTGATGTGACCACCGCTCGCTGCTGCGATCGCGACAGCGTGCTGGGCCACTGTTTTTCCGAGGATGAACTCGCCCGTCGTCTTGGCGAAGTTCGACAGCAACACCAGGACGGCGATCAGCAGCAGGTAACGCTGTTTGAACACCAGTTGAAATCCGCCCGCCGCTCCGATGGGTTGCTGCGCGACATGGGCCTGCGATCGGGTCTTGTTCTTCTCCCGATAGTGAACCCAGTTGGTCAGGATCATGCAAACGCC
It contains:
- a CDS encoding Npt1/Npt2 family nucleotide transporter, with the translated sequence MANVFTLLTAYYIIKPVREALILGGAGAEIKSYAGAGQALLLILIVPAYSAIATRLNRLHLINGVTAFFISNLALFYLAGRMKFSIGVVFFLWVGLFNLMIVAQFWSFANDIYTQEQGKRLFAIVGIGSSVGAIFGAQAAGWMFKPLGPYLMMLVTAAMLGVCMILTNWVHYREKNKTRSQAHVAQQPIGAAGGFQLVFKQRYLLLIAVLVLLSNFAKTTGEFILGKTVAQHAVAIAAASGGHITAEAYIGEFYADFYFWVNLVSAAIQMFAVSRVMKYMGIGAALFCLPVIALGGYSILAFVPILSFIRIAKIAENSADYSIQNTARNALFLRTSREAKYKAKLAIDSFFARAGDGFSALLVFTGTRLAFGIRSFAVVDALSVLIWLGVVVAILRLRRKQKAETAPDKETPLAA